A region from the Pseudomonas sp. P8_229 genome encodes:
- a CDS encoding lysylphosphatidylglycerol synthase transmembrane domain-containing protein: MSRGIVLLIGLLAAVLIPVLLGGGEIGARLQNFPLQWLLIMFGMILLCWGINTLRLRLLLGDQRERVTPLKSLGVVMAAEFAYCATPGGSGGPLTIMALLARCGVRPARGSAVFAMDQLSDLLFFLCALSGILIYALFQHLSDRLEWLLMVSAVSLFGGLFSCVLLARYHRRLIRLSGRLLARLNVQPATRRRWARKLLHFLDAFIDTLKLPWQTLFKVFALTCMHWLLRYSVLYLALRGLGADLQWAWSFLVQMLSLGAGQMSLLPGGAGAAELTSAALLAPMVGKSTAAAAILIWRVVTFYFYLLVGGPVFLLMLGRPLLKKLLKLKQAS, translated from the coding sequence ATGAGTCGCGGCATTGTGCTGTTGATCGGCCTGCTCGCCGCCGTGCTGATTCCGGTGCTGCTCGGCGGCGGCGAGATCGGCGCGCGGCTGCAGAACTTTCCGCTGCAATGGCTGCTGATCATGTTTGGCATGATCCTGCTCTGCTGGGGCATCAACACCCTGCGCCTGCGTCTGCTGCTGGGCGATCAGCGCGAGCGGGTCACGCCGCTGAAAAGCCTCGGCGTGGTCATGGCCGCCGAGTTTGCCTACTGCGCCACTCCCGGCGGCAGTGGCGGGCCGCTGACGATCATGGCGTTGCTGGCCCGCTGCGGCGTGCGCCCGGCCCGTGGCAGCGCGGTGTTTGCCATGGATCAGTTGAGTGACCTGCTGTTCTTTCTCTGCGCCCTGAGCGGCATTCTGATTTACGCGTTGTTTCAGCACCTGAGCGACCGCCTGGAGTGGTTGCTGATGGTCAGCGCCGTGTCGCTGTTCGGCGGGTTGTTCAGTTGCGTGCTGCTGGCGCGCTACCACCGCCGCCTGATCCGCCTGAGCGGGCGCCTGCTCGCCCGCCTGAACGTGCAGCCCGCGACGCGCCGGCGCTGGGCGCGCAAGCTGTTGCACTTTCTCGATGCGTTTATCGACACGCTCAAGCTGCCGTGGCAGACCCTGTTCAAGGTGTTCGCCCTGACCTGCATGCACTGGCTGCTGCGCTACAGCGTGTTGTACCTGGCCTTGCGCGGGCTGGGCGCGGACCTGCAATGGGCCTGGAGTTTTCTGGTGCAGATGCTGTCATTGGGCGCCGGCCAAATGAGCCTGTTACCCGGTGGCGCGGGCGCCGCGGAGCTGACGTCGGCGGCGCTGCTGGCGCCGATGGTCGGCAAATCCACCGCTGCCGCGGCAATTCTTATCTGGCGGGTGGTGACGTTCTACTTCTATCTGCTGGTGGGCGGCCCGGTGTTTCTATTGATGCTGGGGCGGCCACTGCTCAAGAAGCTGCTGAAACTCAAGCAGGCGTCTTAG
- a CDS encoding methyl-accepting chemotaxis protein gives MYNSDQQASRTSSVAAAINQLGAAAQEIARNAAQASNQASDARGLAEDGQQVVDRSIKAMNQLSSMLSASSTNIESLNSKTVNIGQILEVITSISQQTNLLALNAAIEAARAGEAGRGFAVVADEVRNLAHRTQESAQQVQTMIEELQVGARESVSTMSDSQRHSQDSVEIANLAGERLNSVTQRIGEIDGMNQSVATATEEQTAVVESINVDITEINTLNQEGVENLQATLRACSDLEQQASRLKQLVGSFRI, from the coding sequence ATGTACAACTCCGACCAGCAAGCCTCGCGCACCAGCAGCGTCGCCGCCGCGATCAATCAGTTGGGCGCCGCCGCTCAGGAAATCGCCCGCAACGCCGCACAAGCCTCGAACCAGGCCAGTGACGCCCGTGGCCTCGCCGAAGACGGCCAGCAAGTGGTGGATCGCAGCATCAAGGCGATGAATCAACTGTCGAGCATGCTCAGCGCCTCCAGCACCAATATCGAGTCGCTGAACAGCAAAACCGTGAACATCGGGCAGATTCTGGAAGTGATCACCAGCATCTCCCAGCAAACCAACCTGCTGGCGCTCAACGCCGCCATCGAAGCGGCACGTGCCGGTGAGGCTGGCCGTGGTTTTGCCGTGGTGGCCGATGAAGTGCGCAACCTGGCGCACCGCACCCAGGAATCGGCGCAGCAGGTGCAGACCATGATCGAGGAGCTGCAAGTCGGCGCCCGCGAATCGGTGAGCACCATGAGTGACAGCCAGCGCCACAGCCAGGACAGCGTGGAAATCGCCAACCTCGCCGGCGAACGCTTGAACAGCGTGACCCAGCGCATCGGCGAGATCGACGGGATGAACCAGTCGGTGGCGACCGCGACCGAGGAACAGACCGCGGTGGTCGAGTCGATCAACGTCGACATCACCGAGATCAACACGCTGAACCAGGAAGGCGTCGAGAACCTGCAGGCGACCTTGCGCGCCTGTTCCGATCTGGAGCAGCAGGCTTCGCGTCTGAAACAGTTGGTAGGCAGTTTCCGCATCTAA
- a CDS encoding polysaccharide deacetylase family protein, translated as MADSLNGRAVLLVLHDVAPSTWADYRPFVEAVDATGGVPMTWLVVPDFHGHDALEDHPAFCRILGERLALGDELALHGYYHDDREPMPTTPRDWFIRRIYTHEGEFYRLSREAALARLRAGIELFQRNNWPLHGFVAPAWLMSEGTRQALRELPLRYTSDPQHLYQLPDFTPIDAPGLVWSARSAWRRGLSKIVSDQRERHWRDAAVIRLGLHPVDMRHGFARDYWLQTLERLLAEGRKPMNKIDWLIQQRERMGHAA; from the coding sequence ATGGCTGACTCCCTGAACGGCCGCGCCGTGCTGCTGGTGCTGCACGACGTGGCGCCGTCGACATGGGCGGATTATCGGCCATTTGTCGAGGCGGTCGATGCGACCGGCGGCGTGCCGATGACTTGGCTGGTGGTTCCGGATTTCCATGGTCACGACGCACTTGAGGATCATCCAGCGTTTTGCCGAATACTCGGCGAGCGGCTGGCCCTTGGCGATGAACTGGCCTTGCACGGCTATTACCATGACGACCGCGAGCCTATGCCAACCACGCCCCGCGACTGGTTCATCCGCCGGATCTACACCCACGAAGGCGAATTTTATCGTTTGTCTCGCGAGGCCGCCCTGGCTCGCCTGCGTGCCGGCATCGAGCTGTTCCAGCGCAATAACTGGCCGTTGCACGGCTTCGTCGCCCCGGCGTGGCTGATGAGCGAGGGCACGCGCCAAGCCCTTCGCGAGTTGCCATTGCGCTACACCAGCGACCCGCAACATCTTTATCAATTGCCGGATTTCACCCCCATCGACGCCCCGGGTCTGGTCTGGAGCGCGCGCAGTGCCTGGCGCCGGGGCCTGTCAAAAATCGTCAGCGACCAGCGCGAACGGCACTGGCGCGACGCTGCGGTGATTCGTCTAGGCTTGCACCCGGTAGACATGCGCCACGGCTTCGCTCGTGACTACTGGCTACAGACCCTTGAACGACTGCTGGCGGAAGGACGCAAGCCCATGAACAAAATCGACTGGCTGATCCAACAACGTGAGCGCATGGGACACGCGGCATGA
- a CDS encoding DUF721 domain-containing protein: MAFRPLTARAPAALLREAKPLKAILGHAQRLGHLQRLLESQLQPAAREHCRVAKWREGELSLVVTDGHWATRLRYQQKRLQRQLQLFEEFASLTRIKFTVRPPIVQHGPAGHTMDLSNDAAATIQSTADGISDPGLRAALERLAAHAKDKT, from the coding sequence ATGGCATTTCGCCCTCTTACAGCCAGAGCACCCGCCGCTCTGCTTCGCGAAGCCAAGCCGCTCAAAGCCATCCTCGGCCATGCCCAACGCCTGGGTCATCTGCAACGCCTGCTCGAAAGCCAACTGCAACCTGCCGCCCGCGAACATTGCCGTGTGGCGAAGTGGCGTGAAGGCGAACTTTCGCTGGTGGTGACTGACGGCCATTGGGCCACGCGCCTGCGCTACCAGCAAAAACGCCTGCAGCGGCAACTGCAACTATTCGAAGAATTCGCCAGCCTGACGCGGATCAAATTCACCGTGCGACCACCGATCGTGCAGCACGGGCCTGCCGGGCACACGATGGATCTGTCTAACGATGCGGCAGCGACCATTCAGTCGACAGCCGACGGGATCAGCGATCCGGGTCTGCGTGCCGCGCTTGAGCGCCTGGCGGCGCACGCCAAAGACAAGACCTGA
- the secA gene encoding preprotein translocase subunit SecA — protein MFAPLLKKLFGSKNEREVKRMLKTVQLVNAFEEQMVALSDDQLRAKTDEFKARIAKGETLDKLLPEAFAVAREAGKRIMGMRHFDVQLVGGMTLHEGKIAEMRTGEGKTLVATLGVYLNALSGKGVHVVTVNDYLARRDANWMRPLYEFLGLTVGVVTPFQPPEEKRLAYAADITYGTNNEFGFDYLRDNMAFSMEEKFQRELNFAVIDEVDSILIDEARTPLIISGQAEDSSKLYMEINKLIPQLELHVEEVEGEVTKAGHYTVDEKTRQVELNEAGHQFIEDMLTGVGLLAEGESLYSAHNLGLLTHVYAGLRAHKLFNRNIEYIVQDGQVVLVDEHTGRTMPGRRLSEGLHQAIEAKEGLNIQAESQTLASTTFQNYFRLYTKLSGMTGTADTEAFEFHQIYGLEVMVIPPNKPLARKDFNDLVFLTAEEKYAAIVADIKESMAAGRPVLVGTATIETSEHMSALLVKEGIEHKVLNAKFHEKEAEIIAQAGRPGALTIATNMAGRGTDILLGGNWEVEVASLENPTPEQIAQIKADWQKRHQQVLESGGLQVIASERHESRRIDNQLRGRAGRQGDAGSSRFYLSLEDSLMRIFASDRVKNFMKALGMQPGEAIEHRMVTNAIEKAQRKVEGRNFDIRKQLLEFDDVNNEQRKVIYHMRNTLLAADNIGETIADFRQDVLNATVSAHIPPQSLPEQWDVAGLEASIASDFGVKLPIQQWLDEDDHLYEETLREKLMVELMAAYNEKEDQAGAEALRSFEKQIVLRVLDDLWKDHLSTMDHLRHGIHLRGYAQKNPKQEYKRESFTLFSELLDSIKRDSIRVLSHVQVRREDPEAEEQRLREEAEALAARMQFEHAEAPGLDQPEVLGEEVDVALATAPVRNEQKLGRNELCYCGSGKKFKHCHGQIQ, from the coding sequence ATGTTTGCGCCTTTGTTAAAGAAACTTTTTGGAAGCAAGAACGAGCGTGAAGTCAAACGCATGCTCAAGACGGTGCAGCTCGTCAATGCCTTCGAAGAGCAAATGGTGGCCCTTTCGGACGATCAATTGCGCGCCAAGACCGATGAGTTCAAGGCCCGCATCGCCAAAGGGGAAACCCTCGACAAGCTGTTGCCAGAAGCCTTTGCGGTCGCCCGTGAAGCCGGCAAGCGCATCATGGGTATGCGCCACTTCGACGTGCAACTCGTCGGTGGCATGACCTTGCACGAAGGCAAGATTGCCGAAATGCGCACCGGTGAGGGTAAAACCCTCGTAGCGACCCTGGGCGTTTACCTCAACGCGCTGTCCGGCAAGGGCGTGCACGTTGTGACGGTGAACGACTACCTGGCGCGTCGTGACGCCAACTGGATGCGTCCGCTGTATGAATTCCTCGGCCTGACCGTCGGCGTCGTGACGCCGTTCCAGCCACCGGAAGAGAAGCGTCTGGCGTACGCCGCCGACATCACCTACGGCACCAACAACGAATTCGGTTTCGACTACCTGCGCGACAACATGGCGTTCAGCATGGAAGAAAAATTCCAGCGCGAACTCAACTTTGCCGTGATCGACGAAGTCGACTCCATCCTCATCGACGAAGCGCGTACCCCTCTGATCATTTCCGGTCAGGCCGAGGACAGCTCCAAGCTGTACATGGAGATCAATAAACTGATCCCGCAGCTGGAACTGCACGTTGAAGAAGTCGAAGGCGAAGTCACCAAGGCCGGGCACTACACCGTTGACGAGAAGACCCGTCAGGTCGAACTCAACGAAGCCGGTCACCAGTTCATCGAAGACATGCTCACCGGCGTCGGCCTGCTGGCTGAAGGCGAGAGCCTGTACTCGGCGCATAACCTGGGCCTGCTGACCCACGTCTATGCCGGTCTGCGTGCGCACAAGCTGTTCAACCGCAACATCGAATACATCGTGCAGGATGGCCAGGTCGTACTGGTCGACGAACACACCGGCCGTACCATGCCGGGCCGTCGTCTGTCCGAAGGTCTGCACCAGGCTATCGAAGCCAAGGAAGGCCTGAACATTCAGGCCGAAAGCCAGACCCTGGCATCGACCACGTTCCAGAACTACTTCCGTCTGTACACCAAGCTGTCCGGCATGACCGGTACCGCCGACACCGAAGCGTTCGAATTCCACCAGATCTATGGTCTGGAAGTGATGGTCATTCCGCCGAACAAACCGTTGGCGCGTAAAGACTTCAACGACCTGGTGTTCCTGACCGCCGAAGAGAAGTACGCGGCCATCGTTGCGGACATCAAGGAAAGCATGGCAGCCGGTCGTCCGGTGCTGGTGGGTACTGCCACCATCGAAACTTCCGAGCACATGTCCGCATTGCTCGTTAAGGAAGGCATCGAACACAAGGTTCTGAACGCCAAATTCCACGAAAAAGAAGCTGAAATCATTGCGCAGGCCGGTCGTCCGGGCGCGCTGACCATTGCTACCAACATGGCCGGTCGTGGTACCGACATCCTGTTGGGCGGTAACTGGGAAGTTGAAGTTGCGTCGCTGGAAAACCCGACCCCTGAGCAGATTGCCCAGATCAAGGCCGACTGGCAGAAGCGTCACCAGCAAGTGCTGGAATCCGGCGGTCTGCAGGTAATTGCCTCCGAGCGTCACGAATCGCGTCGTATCGACAACCAGCTGCGTGGCCGTGCCGGCCGTCAGGGTGACGCCGGTTCGAGCCGCTTCTACCTGTCGCTGGAAGACAGCCTGATGCGCATCTTCGCCTCAGACCGGGTGAAGAACTTCATGAAAGCCCTGGGCATGCAGCCGGGCGAAGCGATCGAGCACCGCATGGTGACCAACGCGATCGAGAAGGCGCAGCGCAAGGTTGAGGGCCGTAACTTCGACATCCGCAAGCAACTGCTCGAGTTCGATGACGTCAACAACGAACAGCGTAAAGTGATCTATCACATGCGTAACACGTTGCTGGCCGCCGACAACATCGGTGAAACCATCGCCGACTTCCGTCAGGACGTACTCAACGCCACCGTCAGCGCCCACATTCCACCGCAATCGCTGCCAGAGCAGTGGGACGTGGCCGGTCTGGAAGCGTCGATTGCCAGCGATTTCGGGGTGAAACTGCCGATCCAGCAATGGCTCGACGAAGACGATCACCTGTACGAAGAGACCCTGCGCGAAAAACTGATGGTCGAGCTGATGGCCGCGTACAACGAGAAAGAAGACCAGGCCGGTGCCGAGGCACTGCGCTCCTTCGAGAAGCAAATCGTACTGCGCGTACTGGACGACCTGTGGAAAGACCACCTGTCGACCATGGACCATCTGCGTCACGGCATCCACCTGCGTGGCTATGCCCAGAAGAACCCGAAGCAGGAATACAAGCGCGAGTCGTTCACGCTGTTCTCCGAGCTGCTGGATTCGATCAAACGCGACTCGATCCGTGTGCTGTCGCACGTTCAGGTACGTCGCGAAGATCCGGAAGCCGAAGAGCAACGCCTGCGTGAGGAAGCCGAAGCACTGGCCGCCCGCATGCAGTTCGAACACGCCGAGGCCCCTGGTCTGGACCAGCCGGAAGTGCTGGGTGAAGAGGTCGATGTGGCCCTCGCCACCGCGCCGGTTCGCAACGAGCAGAAGCTGGGCCGCAACGAACTGTGCTACTGCGGTTCGGGCAAGAAATTCAAGCATTGCCACGGGCAGATCCAGTAA
- the argJ gene encoding bifunctional glutamate N-acetyltransferase/amino-acid acetyltransferase ArgJ has translation MAVGLGPLPTLHPVAGFELGIASAGIKRPGRKDVVVMRCAEGSTVAGVFTLNAFCAAPVILAKKRVQNAVRYLLTNTGNANAGTGEPGLAAAERTTAKLAELTGVDASQILPYSTGVIGEPLPVEKIEGALQAALDDLSENNWEAAATGIMTTDTLPKGASRQFQHDGVTITVTGISKGAGMIRPNMATMLGYIATDAKVSRDVLHNLMLDGANKSFNRITIDGDTSTNDCCMLIATGKAALPEITRAEGELFAKLKQAVFEVCMDVAQAIVRDGEGATKFVTVEVNGGGNHQECLDVGYTVAHSPLIKTALFASDPNWGRILAAVGRAGVPELDVSKIDVFLGDVCIASRGARAETYTEAQGSAVMQQEEITIRIELGRGDCSETIWTTDLSHEYVKINAEYRT, from the coding sequence ATGGCTGTTGGTCTTGGTCCTTTGCCAACGTTGCACCCGGTTGCCGGTTTTGAACTCGGTATCGCCTCGGCCGGCATCAAGCGCCCCGGGCGCAAGGATGTGGTAGTGATGCGCTGCGCCGAAGGTTCGACCGTGGCTGGCGTGTTCACGTTGAACGCTTTTTGTGCAGCGCCAGTGATTCTGGCCAAGAAGCGCGTGCAGAACGCCGTGCGATACCTGCTGACCAACACCGGTAACGCCAATGCCGGCACCGGCGAACCGGGTCTGGCTGCTGCCGAACGCACTACTGCGAAACTGGCTGAGCTGACCGGTGTTGATGCCAGCCAGATCCTGCCGTACTCCACTGGTGTGATCGGGGAGCCTCTGCCGGTCGAGAAGATTGAAGGCGCATTGCAAGCCGCGCTGGACGACCTGTCGGAAAACAACTGGGAAGCGGCCGCCACCGGCATCATGACCACCGACACCTTGCCCAAGGGTGCCAGTCGCCAGTTCCAGCATGACGGCGTGACCATCACCGTCACTGGCATCAGCAAAGGTGCGGGGATGATCCGTCCGAATATGGCGACCATGCTCGGCTACATCGCCACCGACGCCAAAGTCTCCCGTGACGTGCTGCATAACCTGATGCTCGACGGCGCCAACAAGTCGTTCAACCGCATCACCATCGATGGCGACACCTCGACCAACGACTGCTGCATGCTGATTGCCACCGGCAAGGCAGCATTGCCTGAGATCACCCGTGCCGAAGGCGAGCTGTTCGCCAAGCTCAAACAAGCAGTGTTCGAGGTGTGCATGGACGTGGCCCAGGCCATCGTGCGTGACGGCGAAGGTGCAACCAAGTTCGTCACCGTTGAAGTCAACGGTGGCGGCAACCATCAGGAGTGTCTGGACGTCGGCTACACCGTGGCGCATTCGCCGCTGATCAAGACCGCGCTGTTCGCTTCCGACCCGAACTGGGGCCGCATTCTGGCTGCCGTTGGTCGTGCCGGCGTGCCGGAACTGGACGTGAGCAAGATCGACGTGTTCCTTGGCGATGTGTGCATTGCCAGCCGTGGCGCCCGTGCGGAGACCTACACTGAAGCGCAGGGCTCGGCAGTGATGCAGCAGGAAGAGATCACCATCCGCATCGAACTGGGCCGTGGCGATTGCAGCGAAACCATCTGGACCACCGACCTGTCGCATGAATACGTGAAGATCAATGCCGAGTACCGTACCTGA
- a CDS encoding glycosyltransferase family 1 protein, which translates to MFYAPASGGVRTYLDAKHRRLSVKPGIRHSLLIPGAHLGEHDGVYTVPAPALPFGKGYRFPLRLAPWRNVLQDLQPDLIEVGDPYLTAWAALDARRQLDVPVIGFYHSDLPLLVGNRMGHWLTPNVEAYVTKLYGNFDRVLAPSQVMADKLTGLGVHNVFVQPLGVDLQTFHPDARDNGLRAELGIAEDTRLLIFAGRGAKEKNLRVLLKCLQRLGPRYHLLLVGSSMPAVVPDNVSVIDSFCPAPTVARLMASADALLHAGDQETFGLVILEAMACGTPVVAVAAGAFEEIINDDCGVLCAPNNPQAMANAVRELFSRGCVKLGQQARQHVEQHYAWDSVVDSLLGHYRAVLGLSLPRVANG; encoded by the coding sequence ATGTTCTACGCCCCGGCCAGCGGCGGCGTACGCACCTATCTGGACGCCAAGCACCGCCGTTTGAGCGTCAAACCCGGAATTCGCCACAGCCTGCTGATTCCCGGCGCGCATTTGGGTGAACACGACGGCGTCTACACGGTGCCCGCGCCTGCCCTGCCCTTTGGCAAAGGCTATCGCTTCCCGCTGCGCCTTGCGCCGTGGCGCAACGTCCTGCAGGATTTGCAGCCGGATCTGATTGAAGTCGGCGACCCGTATCTCACCGCGTGGGCGGCGCTGGACGCACGGCGCCAACTGGATGTGCCGGTGATCGGGTTTTACCACTCGGACCTGCCGCTGCTGGTCGGCAACCGCATGGGCCATTGGCTCACGCCGAATGTCGAGGCGTACGTCACCAAACTCTACGGCAACTTCGACCGGGTGCTGGCGCCCAGCCAGGTAATGGCCGACAAGCTCACGGGGCTTGGGGTGCACAACGTTTTCGTGCAGCCGCTGGGGGTGGACCTGCAAACCTTCCACCCTGACGCCCGCGACAACGGCCTGCGCGCCGAACTGGGGATTGCCGAAGACACGCGCCTGCTGATCTTTGCCGGACGCGGCGCCAAAGAGAAAAACCTGCGCGTACTGCTCAAGTGCCTGCAACGCCTCGGCCCGCGCTATCACCTGCTGCTGGTTGGCTCGTCGATGCCTGCGGTGGTCCCGGACAATGTCAGCGTCATCGATTCGTTCTGCCCGGCGCCCACCGTCGCCCGGTTGATGGCCAGTGCCGATGCCCTGCTGCATGCCGGTGACCAGGAAACTTTCGGTCTGGTGATCCTTGAAGCCATGGCCTGCGGCACTCCGGTGGTTGCGGTGGCGGCCGGGGCCTTCGAGGAAATCATTAACGACGACTGCGGCGTGCTGTGTGCGCCAAATAACCCGCAAGCCATGGCCAATGCCGTGCGCGAGCTGTTCAGTCGCGGTTGCGTGAAGCTCGGCCAACAGGCGCGGCAACATGTCGAACAGCATTACGCCTGGGACAGCGTGGTCGACAGCCTGCTCGGTCATTACCGCGCGGTCCTTGGCCTATCGTTGCCACGGGTGGCCAATGGCTGA
- the purU gene encoding formyltetrahydrofolate deformylase, with translation MRTFRLVISCPDRVGIVAKVSNFLASHNGWITEASHHSDNQNGWFFMRHEIRADSLPFGIEVLREKFAPIAEEFSMDWRITDTEQKKRVVLMASRESHCLADLLHRWHSDELDCEISCVISNHNDLRSMVEWHGIPYYHVPVNPQDKEPAFAEVSRLVKQHDAEVVVLARYMQILPPALCREYAHKVINIHHSFLPSFVGAKPYHQASLRGVKLIGATCHYVTEELDAGPIIEQDVVRVSHSDSIEDMVRFGRDVEKMVLARGLRYHLEDRVLVHGNKTVVF, from the coding sequence ATGCGCACCTTTCGGTTGGTGATTTCCTGCCCTGACCGCGTTGGCATCGTTGCCAAAGTCAGTAACTTTCTGGCATCCCACAACGGCTGGATCACCGAAGCGAGCCACCACTCGGATAATCAGAACGGCTGGTTCTTCATGCGTCACGAGATCCGCGCCGATTCGCTGCCGTTCGGTATTGAAGTGCTGCGCGAGAAGTTTGCGCCGATCGCCGAAGAGTTCTCGATGGACTGGCGCATCACCGACACCGAGCAGAAAAAACGCGTGGTGCTGATGGCCAGCCGCGAATCCCACTGCCTGGCGGACCTGCTGCACCGCTGGCACAGCGATGAGCTCGACTGCGAAATCTCCTGCGTGATTTCCAACCACAATGACCTGCGCAGCATGGTCGAGTGGCACGGCATTCCTTATTACCATGTCCCGGTCAATCCGCAGGACAAGGAACCGGCGTTCGCCGAAGTCTCGCGTCTGGTCAAACAGCACGACGCCGAAGTGGTGGTGCTGGCGCGCTACATGCAGATCCTGCCGCCGGCTCTGTGCCGTGAATACGCGCACAAGGTGATCAACATTCACCACAGCTTCCTGCCATCGTTCGTCGGCGCCAAGCCGTACCATCAGGCGTCGCTGCGCGGCGTTAAACTGATCGGCGCGACCTGCCACTACGTGACCGAAGAGCTGGACGCCGGTCCGATCATCGAGCAAGACGTGGTACGCGTCAGCCACAGCGACAGCATCGAAGACATGGTGCGTTTCGGCCGTGACGTCGAGAAGATGGTGTTGGCCCGTGGCCTGCGTTATCACCTTGAAGACCGCGTGCTGGTGCACGGTAACAAGACCGTGGTGTTCTGA
- a CDS encoding helicase HerA-like domain-containing protein, which translates to MPDTSQLVIGADLAGQPIAQAMRLANRHGLIAGATGTGKTVTLQRLAEAFSDAGVAVFAADIKGDLCGLGAAGNPQGKVAERIAGMPWLDYKPQAYPVTLWDIHGESGHPLRTTLSEMGPLLIGSLLELTDSQQSALYAAFKVADREGLLLLDLKDLKALLNHLKDNPQLLGEDAALMTTGSSQALLRRLATLEQQGAEALFGEPALQLQDILQPTADGRGRIHLLDASRLVHEAPKVYATFLLWLLAELFEQLPERGDADKPLLALFFDEAHLLFGDTPKALQDRLEQVVRLIRSKGVGVYFVTQSPGDLPDNVLAQLGLRVQHGLRAFTAKEQKSLRAVADGFRPNPAFDTLSVLTELGIGEALVGTLQEKGTPEMVQRVLVAPPQSRIGPLSETERTLLIAGSPFKGRYDKPIDRESAYEILMGRKGLAPEAEAPAGKPAAEEPSLADRAGAFLGTAAGQALKSAMRQAANNLGKQLVRGLMGSLLGGSKRR; encoded by the coding sequence ATGCCTGACACATCGCAACTCGTTATCGGCGCCGATCTGGCGGGGCAACCGATTGCTCAGGCCATGCGCCTGGCGAACCGACACGGGCTGATCGCCGGTGCAACCGGGACCGGCAAGACGGTGACCTTGCAGCGCCTCGCCGAGGCATTCAGTGATGCCGGGGTGGCGGTGTTCGCCGCTGACATCAAGGGTGACCTGTGCGGCCTCGGTGCCGCCGGCAATCCGCAGGGCAAGGTCGCCGAGCGTATCGCCGGGATGCCCTGGCTCGACTACAAGCCGCAGGCTTATCCGGTGACGCTGTGGGACATTCACGGGGAATCCGGTCATCCGTTGCGTACCACCTTGAGCGAAATGGGCCCGCTGTTGATCGGCAGCCTGCTGGAACTGACTGACAGCCAGCAGTCGGCGCTGTACGCGGCTTTTAAAGTGGCGGACCGCGAAGGCCTGTTGCTGCTGGACTTGAAAGACCTCAAGGCGCTGCTCAATCACCTCAAGGACAACCCGCAGTTACTGGGCGAAGACGCCGCGCTGATGACCACCGGCTCCAGTCAGGCGTTGTTGCGCCGGCTGGCGACCCTGGAACAGCAGGGCGCTGAAGCGCTGTTCGGCGAACCGGCGCTGCAACTGCAAGACATTCTGCAACCGACGGCTGACGGCCGTGGGCGCATTCACTTGCTCGATGCCAGCCGTCTGGTACACGAGGCGCCGAAGGTCTATGCGACGTTCCTGTTGTGGCTGCTGGCCGAGTTGTTCGAGCAGTTGCCGGAGCGCGGCGATGCCGACAAACCGCTGCTGGCGCTGTTCTTCGATGAAGCGCATTTGCTGTTCGGCGATACGCCCAAGGCGTTGCAGGACCGGCTGGAGCAAGTGGTGCGGCTGATCCGCTCGAAAGGCGTGGGGGTGTATTTCGTCACCCAGTCGCCGGGCGACTTGCCGGATAACGTGCTGGCGCAGCTTGGCCTGCGGGTCCAGCACGGCTTGCGCGCGTTTACCGCCAAGGAGCAGAAATCCCTGCGGGCGGTGGCCGATGGTTTCCGGCCGAATCCGGCGTTCGACACGTTGTCGGTGCTGACGGAACTGGGCATCGGCGAAGCATTGGTCGGTACATTGCAGGAAAAAGGCACGCCGGAGATGGTTCAGCGCGTGCTGGTGGCGCCGCCGCAGTCGCGGATCGGACCGTTGAGTGAAACCGAGCGCACGCTGCTGATCGCCGGCTCGCCGTTCAAGGGGCGTTATGACAAGCCGATCGATCGTGAGTCTGCGTATGAAATCCTGATGGGCCGTAAAGGCTTGGCGCCGGAGGCTGAAGCGCCAGCGGGCAAGCCAGCCGCCGAGGAGCCGAGTTTGGCCGACAGGGCAGGGGCATTCCTCGGCACCGCAGCAGGCCAGGCGCTGAAGTCGGCCATGCGTCAGGCTGCCAATAACCTCGGCAAGCAATTGGTGCGCGGTTTGATGGGCTCACTGCTGGGTGGCAGCAAACGCCGCTGA